Proteins encoded in a region of the Haloarcula salinisoli genome:
- a CDS encoding holo-ACP synthase gives MNEGQYPTPFVSSGLDIVSIDRLRDLRDEFGTSFTRRVFTANERDYCEQTRVPAEHYAARWAAKEAFRKMIPAPEEMPRFDAVAVERTGEGPELQLDDTAATTLADSLRAKSVAPDRTSVSVSLSHDRNSDTAGAEVTAFGFKTDA, from the coding sequence ATGAACGAGGGTCAGTATCCCACACCGTTCGTCAGTAGCGGGCTGGATATCGTCTCCATCGACCGATTGCGGGACCTTCGGGACGAATTTGGGACCTCGTTCACGAGACGGGTTTTCACTGCAAACGAACGCGACTACTGTGAGCAAACTCGTGTCCCTGCCGAACACTACGCCGCTCGCTGGGCGGCCAAAGAGGCGTTCCGGAAGATGATTCCGGCGCCCGAAGAGATGCCGCGCTTCGACGCAGTCGCCGTCGAACGGACCGGAGAGGGGCCGGAGTTACAGCTCGACGATACAGCAGCTACAACACTGGCGGATTCGTTGCGTGCCAAGTCAGTAGCACCGGATCGAACGAGTGTTAGCGTCAGCCTGAGTCACGACCGTAACTCAGACACGGCTGGGGCGGAAGTAACCGCATTCGGATTCAAGACCGATGCTTGA